The Paenibacillus pabuli DNA segment CGCGAGAAAACCACCGACTCCGCCACCAACCAATCCCATAATGAACGGTTTCATGTAGCGAAGATTCACCCCAAAAAGGGCGGGCTCGCTGATTCCGAGAAAAGCGGACAAGGACGATGGCAGGGCCAGAGCCTTAAGTTTCGTATTCTTTGTTTTTAATCCTACGGCTAAACAAGCTGCTCCTTGTGCAGCCATTGCAGAGGTGACGATGGCGTTGAACGGATTAAAACCTGTTTTCTCCAGCAGCTGGATTTCCAAAAAGTTAAAGATATGATGTACGCCGGTTACGACAACTATCTGATTGAAGAAACCAATAATAATTCCAGCAATACCGAATGGGAGGTTCAGAACGGCTGTCGTTCCATGCAGCACCCACTCTTCGAGCGAATGAAAGACTGGACCGATGGCAAAGAGTCCCAATGTGATCATCACTGTCAATGTAATAAAAGGTGTGAGGATCAGGTCCAGCGCTTCCGGCACGCGTCTTCTCAAAAACTTCTCGAACTTGGCTCCAAGAAGTCCGACGAAAAATGCAGGTAAAACGGAGCCCTGATAGCCTACCACCGGTATAAATCCGAACATGTGCAATGCTTGAGCCGATCCATCTGCCACAGCATAGGCATTCGGTAGAGCTGGATTCACTAGCATCAGTCCGAGTACGATCCCGAGCACAGGGCTGCCACCAAATACGCGGAATGCAGACCAGGCAACCAGTGCAGGCAGGAATGCGAATGCGGTATCCGTCAGAACTTGAGTAAACAACAGGAAATTCGGCGAGATGTCCTCAGGCGTTGCACCGAACAAGGACAAAATTTCATTCTGGGTAAGCAGTCCGCGCAGCCCCATGAACAACCCTGTAGCCACCAGCACAGGAATAATGGGTACGAACACATCTCCGAACGTGCGGATCGCCCGTTGAAATGCATTGCCTTCCTTTTTCCCCTGATTCTTCACGTCTTCCTTGGAGGAACCTTCAATTCCAAGTTTCTCGACCTCTTCAAAGATCCGGTTTACGGTACCGGTACCGAAAATGATCTGATACTGTCCCGAATTGAAGAAGGCACCCTTGACCTTGTCTATGTTTTCGACCTTTTTTTGATCAATTTTGTTCTTGTCATTTACCATAATGCGAAGTCGTGTCGCGCAGTGGGCAAATGATGCGATATTATCTTTACCCCCAATGGCTTGAATGACTTCCTTGGCTATTTGTTGATTATCCGACATGGTATTTCATTCCCCTCACCTGATATCTAGTAATCCCATTTGGTCGCTTGGAATTCAGCCTTGCCTTCATTCGCAAAAAAACGAATCCCCGTACTTTCAGGGCTCGGGAAAATCCGGCTTGTGAAAACCTCTTCCCCATCGTTGACAAAGATTTCAACCGAAGACGTATCCACAAACAAATGTAACTTGATCACATCTCCGTTCAGTTTGCATTGGCGTACCGCACCATTCATCCCTCCCATTGGAGCACCTGATATGGAACGGTCCAGTATTAATTTCTGCTGGAGGCGGTCGTATTGCAAAACAGTCTTTTCTTCACGGCCTGTTCGAAATTCAATCCCGAAAGTTTCAGCATCAAAATGACTAATTTCACACTCCAGTTCATAGGCAATCCCGTTGAATGCAGCAACGGTTTCAGATCTGTTCTCAAGTGTCATTTGACAACTGTGCCCCGCAGAATGCTGACGCAGCTTCACCATTTCAGCGACAGGCTGTTGAATGAGTTTTCCGTCTCTCAATGACAGCTGCCGCGGGATCGTAAGGCAATGCGCCCACCCATTCTCATCGGTTGGATACTCGACATCCGGAAGTCCCATCCATCCAATCAGTATGCGTCTTCCATCCGGCGCTTCCATCGACTGAGGAGCATAGAAATCGAACCCGCGATCCAATTCCTGAAACTTGCCGTGATCAAACTCTCTCGTCTGAAGATTCAATGGCTCGCCAATCAGGTAACCCGACTGAAAAATGTTGTTATACAAATCCCCGTCACTTTCGATGCCCTGCGGCGAAAAAAGAAGCACGCCCTTGCCAGCCAGCTCGATGTAATCCGGACACTCCCACATATAGCCGAAATGTGACAGATGAGTCTGGATCTCACCCAGAAACTCCCACGCTGTGAGGTCAGATGATCGATACAGCACTGTACAGCCTGTCTCGTCCGTCCGCTGTGCTCCAATCACACAATAATAGGTATCTCCGTCTTGCCAAACTTTCGGATCCCTGAAATGTTCTGTGTACCCGGACGGTACCGAGGATATAACTGGCTGCTCGGCTTTCACCACTGAACCGCTTTCATCCATCATCGCCAAGCACTGATACGGATGTCTGACCCATTCTTCATCCCTGGTGTTGCCTGTGTAGAGCAGATGCAGCTTGTCATCCTTGACAATCGCACTTCCTGAATAGGCCCCATGCGAATCGAATGTATCACCCGGACGGATGCCGATTCCTACCTGCTCCCAGTTCACAAGATCTGTCGAGCGGACGTGATACCAATATTTCATTCCGTGCTCTGTTCCCAGAGGAAACCATTGATAGAAAAGATGATAATATCCTTGGTAATATGAAAATCCGTTAGGATCATTCAGTAAGCCCGTAACGGGTTGGATATGATAAGACTGTCTCCACGAGCACGCGGAAATCAATGCTTTCAGCTTATCGATCTCTCCTTCTTCCGCCTGTTCAATAAGTCGGTAACGCTGTTCTCTGGTCATTTTCATAACATATCTCCTATCCTTGCCCAAAATCATTGAATCGAAGAGGAACCGGTTCCAATTAAACCAAAAAAATAATTCCATACGGCATAAAGCCAAAACCGTCATCCCAATTCGAATAACTAAACACGAATGGAACCGGTTCGATGGAATTATCATAAAGGATATGTTTATACGTTGTCAACGCTTTCTCGGGGAATCAGTTCCACATCAAGTATGGTTCGCTTTTCGACCGGCTCGCCTGTAACTTGACGAATCATATGGCTCGCAGCCAGTTTACCGGCTTGCAAATAATGAAATTTCACTGTTGTCAGCGCCGGATGAATCATTTCCGTGATATCGTATCCGCCAAATCCGGCTACCGACAATTCATGGGGTATTCGAATCTTGTTAGAGAAAGCTGTCTTCATTACACCAAGTGCGATGTTATCCGTGGCACCTACAATGATGCTCGGTTTATTGTCCCGGAGAATGGCTTCTGCTGTAACGATCGCTTCGGACATTTTGAAGCTTGTCTCATAG contains these protein-coding regions:
- a CDS encoding sucrose-specific PTS transporter subunit IIBC — its product is MSDNQQIAKEVIQAIGGKDNIASFAHCATRLRIMVNDKNKIDQKKVENIDKVKGAFFNSGQYQIIFGTGTVNRIFEEVEKLGIEGSSKEDVKNQGKKEGNAFQRAIRTFGDVFVPIIPVLVATGLFMGLRGLLTQNEILSLFGATPEDISPNFLLFTQVLTDTAFAFLPALVAWSAFRVFGGSPVLGIVLGLMLVNPALPNAYAVADGSAQALHMFGFIPVVGYQGSVLPAFFVGLLGAKFEKFLRRRVPEALDLILTPFITLTVMITLGLFAIGPVFHSLEEWVLHGTTAVLNLPFGIAGIIIGFFNQIVVVTGVHHIFNFLEIQLLEKTGFNPFNAIVTSAMAAQGAACLAVGLKTKNTKLKALALPSSLSAFLGISEPALFGVNLRYMKPFIMGLVGGGVGGFLASLFHLQGTGMAVTVIPGTLLYLNSQLPLYILVNLVAIGVAFALTWFFGYKDQPLDAEEVTNSGNERDSSTAPTASMEDRTNLTAVHRSKVDKLEIASPMTGTAVALANVPDPAFSEKHMGEGIAIEPTEGKVFAPFDGVIAHVMNKSKHAVILEHETGLQMLVHIGINTVGLKGEGFTAHVKSGDVVTAGQLLIEFEMNAIQAAGLPLITPVLIPNGNETIEEVQTAKIGNVKANGETILVVKFN
- a CDS encoding glycoside hydrolase family 32 protein, which produces MKMTREQRYRLIEQAEEGEIDKLKALISACSWRQSYHIQPVTGLLNDPNGFSYYQGYYHLFYQWFPLGTEHGMKYWYHVRSTDLVNWEQVGIGIRPGDTFDSHGAYSGSAIVKDDKLHLLYTGNTRDEEWVRHPYQCLAMMDESGSVVKAEQPVISSVPSGYTEHFRDPKVWQDGDTYYCVIGAQRTDETGCTVLYRSSDLTAWEFLGEIQTHLSHFGYMWECPDYIELAGKGVLLFSPQGIESDGDLYNNIFQSGYLIGEPLNLQTREFDHGKFQELDRGFDFYAPQSMEAPDGRRILIGWMGLPDVEYPTDENGWAHCLTIPRQLSLRDGKLIQQPVAEMVKLRQHSAGHSCQMTLENRSETVAAFNGIAYELECEISHFDAETFGIEFRTGREEKTVLQYDRLQQKLILDRSISGAPMGGMNGAVRQCKLNGDVIKLHLFVDTSSVEIFVNDGEEVFTSRIFPSPESTGIRFFANEGKAEFQATKWDY